The Natronosporangium hydrolyticum nucleotide sequence GGTGGCCAGATCGAGAACAGAGAGGGGTACACGGACCATCCCCCGAACCTACTCCTTGTCAACTCCTTGGCCGCGTGCATGCGTCGCGCATGCTACGTTCGAGGTATGGCGACCACCTTGCAGATCAGGAACGTCCCAGCAGAGCTTCACGCCGCCATTGCTGAGCACGCCCGTGCCCAGGGGTTGACGATCTCCCAGTACCTCCTCCGCCGGATAGCGCAGATCGAAGGCAAACCAGAAGTCGGCCACGCACTCGACGCCCACTGGGAACATTCCAAGCACCGGAAACGGGCGGCGCCCGGGGCCGCTGCCGCCATGGTCGCTGAGGACCGTGAGCGGTAGCGGTGCTGGTGATCGACACCTCCGCTCTAGTGGAGGTGCTCACGACCGATCCGGCCGCGATACCTGAGCTGGCGCAGCGGGTGCACGGCGTCGAATGGATGAGCGCACCGAGCTTGATCGACTACGAGGTCTTGAACGTCCTCCGCAAGCTTGTGCTACGGCAGTCGATCGACATCGAGCTGGCCGAGGATTCTCGCCGCACCCTGCGGGCGCTGCGACTGGTGCGCTATCCGATGAGTGAGGAGCTTGCCGACCGGGTGTGGCAGCTGCGGCACAACGCCTCGGCCTACGACGCCTCGTTCGTCGCGCTAGCCGAACACCTCAACGTGCCGTTGGTGACCGCGGAACGTCGACTTGCTGAAGGAGTACGCGGGCTCACCAGCGCCCCGGTCGAGTCGTACGCCGTTCCTGAGTAAGCAGTCCTGATCATCGGCGTATACCTACAGGTGCTCCGGTCCACCCCGGTCGGCGAGGTCGCCGAACCACGTGACGGCGTGGCGTCCGGAGGCCAGCCCGTAGGCCAGGGTCGCCCGCTGGTACGCCACGATCTCGCGATGTTCGGCCGGAACGGTCATCGCGTCGAGGTGCTGCTCCAGTGCGGTGAGGTCGACCAGGTCAGCCGCTGCCCGCTGCTGCATCCGTCGCAGCACGGGGGTGCGGTCCTCGGGATCGAGCAGCCCGAGGAAGAACAATCGCGGAAGCGCCGCGACCTCCAGGTTCGTCCCGCTGAGTTCGCCGGTCATCCAGTCGTGGAACTCCTGGCGGCCCGCCTCGGTGGTGCGGTAAACCTTCTTGCCGCGCCCGCCCGGTTCGACGCTCGCGACCTCGATCAGCCCCCTGTCGAGCAGCGTGTCGAGGGCACGCTTGATGCTGCCGGAACTGGCGCTGTAGACCAGCGCGACCCCCGCCTCGAAGTTCTTGATCAGGCCGTAGAGGCTCTGCGGGGCGAGGAGCAGCAGCCCCAGGATCACGTGTGCCACGTCATGACCCTAACCGATTGACCCTCTGAGACATGTCTAGTAGACATGTCTCAGGAGGATGTTCCATGAGCCCACCCCGGCGCACCTTCACGGCGCCCGGCAATCGCGTGGCCGGCGACGTCGACGCCCGCCTGACCAGCTTCGTCCAGCGGCTGGGCGCCAGGCCCGGCCTGCACCACGTCAGCCTCGCCATGACCAGCGCCGACGGGCGGTACCACTGGGCAGGCGGTTCCGGGCCGGCAGTCGCCGGCGAGCCGGAGGTGCGCCCCGAGGCGCCCTTCTTCATCGCCTCGATCACCAAACGGTTCATCATCACGCTGGTCTTGCAGGCTCACGAGCGCGGTGAGCTCGACCTGGCCACACCCATCACCGGCTACCTACCCCCAAGCATCACCACGGGGCTGCACATGAGCGACGGCTTGGACCGGACGCCGAGCATCACCGTGCGGCACCTCGCCAGCCACACCTCGGGGCTGCCGGACTTCTTCGAACGACGCCGAGCCGGCCCCAGCCTCTACCGACAACTCCGCGCCGGGCACGACACATCCTGGAGTTTCGACGACGCCATCACCATCGCCCGCGAGCAGCAGCGCCCACACTTCGCCCCGCAGGACCTCACCGCCGAGCGGCAGCGGGCCCGCTACTCCGACACCGGCTTCCAACTGCTGATCCGGATCCTCGAAACCGTCACATCGCGACGCTTCCCGGATCTGCTCGCTGAACGGATCACCGGCCCGCTCAGCCTCACCCACACCTGGCACCCCGCCGGCCGGCCCGCCGAGCCGCCCCCGGCAACCCCCCTGCCGCTCTACGCCGGGCGGCGACGCGTCGATGTGGACGGGGTCATCAGGTCGAGCAATGATCTGTACAGCACCACCGACGACCTGCTCACCTTCGAGCGGGCCCTCGTCGCCGGTGAGCCATTCCGCGACCCGGCTACCCGACATCTGCTGACCGAGCGCCGCAACCGCCTGCGCAACGCCCCGGTCCTCCGGTACGGCCTGGGCACCATGACCTTCTCGGTCAACCGGCTCATCTCACCGCAGCGCCGGCCCGTGACCCTCGTCGGGCACTCTGGATCGACCGGCACCTGGCTGTTCACCTGCCCGGAACTCGGCCTGCACCTGGCCGGGACGGTCGACCAGACCCAGGCCCAAGGCCTGCCCTTCCGCATCATGGCCAAGTGTCTGCGCCGCTGGGCACGCTGGCCCTGATCGGCTGCCCAGCTCGCGAGCTAGGGCCAGCCCAGCCGTCCGGAGGACACCCTGGTCCACCACCAGGAAGACGCCGTCGGTGTGCGGGACGAACTCGCGCCCATCGTCGCTCATCTGGGTGACGAAGCCACCGGCCGGCCGTACGTCGAGCCGGTCGACCCGGGGTGCAAGTAACCCTGACCACACGTGCTAGTATCTGGCCATGCGGTCAGATTCTCAGGCAGCCGGCCAGAAGCCTCGCTCGTTCATTGAGGATGCACGCCGTGCGCAGATCGTCACCAGCGCCGTCGAGACCCTCGCGGAGCACGGGTACGCCGGGACCTCATTGGCTCGGATCGCCACTCGCGTCGGCATCAGCAAGGGCGTCATCTCCTACCACTTCGCCGGCAAGGATGAGTTGATCGAACAGTTGGTGGAGCAGATCTACGGCCGGATCAGTGCGTTCGTCGCACCCGAGGTCAAGCGGGAGCAGACGGTCGTCAGGCGGCTCGCGGCTCGTTTCCGGGCGCTCGCCAACTACGCGAGCACTCATCGCGCCGAGATGGTCGCGCTGACCGAGATCTTCAACAACCTGCGCGACTCGAACGGTCAACTCCGATACGGAGATGGCTACAACGAAGACCTCTATCAGCAGCTGGAGGAGGAGTTTCGCGCGGGCCAGGCGACCGGCGAGCTCCGCTCTTTCGATACCCGGGTCATGGCGGTCACTGCGCAGGCAGCGATCGACGCCATGATCGCTTACTCCGACACCAACCCCGATCATGACATCGGAGCGCACGCCAGCGAGCTCGCGCTCCTCTTCGAACATGCCATCAAGGCGCCGACCACCGCCCCACCGCAAGAAACCTGAAGCAGGATCGTCCCCGTACGCCCATCATCGCGGCGTCAACCCCGTTGGACGGGGCCGACTCGCCCCGCCGCCAAAGCCAGCGAGCCACCACTCCCGGATCTCCCAAGCCCCGGCGGCAATCGACATTGCGAGGAACCATGACATCGACTACCGGGCGTCCCCCTGAGACCGCGGCACCTACCGAGCAGACAGCTCGAATCCCGGCACCGGACCTGGCACGAGGGTTCATGCTGTTGCTGATCGTGCTGGCAAACACCGTCTACTATCTTTATAGCCGGGACCACTCTGGAAGCAGCGGCCATCCGCTCGATGGCTCGGCCGTCGACAAAGTCGTGCAGGCAGTTCTGATCATCGGCGTGGACCTACGGGTCTATCCGATGTTTGCCTTCCTCTTCGGCTACGGCCTCGTGATGCTGCTCCGCAGTCAGCAACGGAGAGGGCGTTCGGACCAGGATGCTCGGAGACTGGTGCAGCGACGAAACCTGTGGTTGATTCTCTTCGGCGCTGTCCACGCGATCCTCCTCTGGGGCGGAGACATCCTGGGCGCGTACGGATTGACCGGCCTGATTCTGGTCTGGCTCTTCCTGCGCCGGTCGGACCGCACCTTACTGATCTGGGCGGGGGTCGGCGCGACGCTGGTGTTTCTGTTGGCGGCTCTCTCCACCCTTGAGGGGGTGGCTATCCTGGCCGGCGAGGAGACTCCTTCCGAGGTCGGTGGATGGATCACCGCCATCATGACCGAAAGCGTCGCCACCGAGAGTGTCGTGGCCGCGGCCCTCCTGCGGATTACGATGTGGCCGATCCAGATCTTCATCGTGCAGGGCATCCTCGGGCTAGTCGTCCCAGTCTCCATACTCCTCGGGATCTGGGCCGCCCGGCGTCAGATCCTCGAGCGTCCGAGTGAGCACCGGCGGCTGCTCTGGATCGTCGCCGTGGGCGGTGTCGCCATCGGCTGGGCAGGCGCGATGCCACACGCGCTGACGCACGTTGGCATATTTAGCGGTCTCGAACCGGTGCTGTCGTCGTTCGCCGCACCACAGATGCTCACCGGGCTGGCCTGCGGCCTAGGTTACGTCGCAGCCTTCGGCCTGATCGGCGACCGACTCGCTGGCCGGCCGCTCGGGCGGTGGGCAGGCGCAGTCAGCGCGGTGGGGAAGCGATCGATGACGTGTTACCTCGCCCAGTCGGTCCTGTGTGCACCGCTGCTCGCCGCCTGGGGGCTCGGGCTCGGCGCACACCTCGGCAGCGCCACCATGGCCACGTACGCGGTCGGCGTCTGGCTGATCACCGTGGTCTACGCCGTGTACCTGGAACGAGCAGGCAAAGCCGGCCCGGCCGAGACCCTGATGCGGCGTCTGACTGGGAGGGATGGGCGAGCCCCATAGCGGACGGCGCCCCGCAGCGGGCCGTGCTCGACACCTTGACCTGAGCTTCGGCCGACTACCCTGAGCATGATGCATTCCATGCGACAGGTGAACCGGCATGAAGGCCTGGCAG carries:
- a CDS encoding type II toxin-antitoxin system VapC family toxin, with protein sequence MLVIDTSALVEVLTTDPAAIPELAQRVHGVEWMSAPSLIDYEVLNVLRKLVLRQSIDIELAEDSRRTLRALRLVRYPMSEELADRVWQLRHNASAYDASFVALAEHLNVPLVTAERRLAEGVRGLTSAPVESYAVPE
- a CDS encoding PadR family transcriptional regulator, which codes for MAHVILGLLLLAPQSLYGLIKNFEAGVALVYSASSGSIKRALDTLLDRGLIEVASVEPGGRGKKVYRTTEAGRQEFHDWMTGELSGTNLEVAALPRLFFLGLLDPEDRTPVLRRMQQRAAADLVDLTALEQHLDAMTVPAEHREIVAYQRATLAYGLASGRHAVTWFGDLADRGGPEHL
- a CDS encoding serine hydrolase domain-containing protein — protein: MSPPRRTFTAPGNRVAGDVDARLTSFVQRLGARPGLHHVSLAMTSADGRYHWAGGSGPAVAGEPEVRPEAPFFIASITKRFIITLVLQAHERGELDLATPITGYLPPSITTGLHMSDGLDRTPSITVRHLASHTSGLPDFFERRRAGPSLYRQLRAGHDTSWSFDDAITIAREQQRPHFAPQDLTAERQRARYSDTGFQLLIRILETVTSRRFPDLLAERITGPLSLTHTWHPAGRPAEPPPATPLPLYAGRRRVDVDGVIRSSNDLYSTTDDLLTFERALVAGEPFRDPATRHLLTERRNRLRNAPVLRYGLGTMTFSVNRLISPQRRPVTLVGHSGSTGTWLFTCPELGLHLAGTVDQTQAQGLPFRIMAKCLRRWARWP
- a CDS encoding TetR/AcrR family transcriptional regulator, whose protein sequence is MRSDSQAAGQKPRSFIEDARRAQIVTSAVETLAEHGYAGTSLARIATRVGISKGVISYHFAGKDELIEQLVEQIYGRISAFVAPEVKREQTVVRRLAARFRALANYASTHRAEMVALTEIFNNLRDSNGQLRYGDGYNEDLYQQLEEEFRAGQATGELRSFDTRVMAVTAQAAIDAMIAYSDTNPDHDIGAHASELALLFEHAIKAPTTAPPQET
- a CDS encoding DUF418 domain-containing protein gives rise to the protein MLLLIVLANTVYYLYSRDHSGSSGHPLDGSAVDKVVQAVLIIGVDLRVYPMFAFLFGYGLVMLLRSQQRRGRSDQDARRLVQRRNLWLILFGAVHAILLWGGDILGAYGLTGLILVWLFLRRSDRTLLIWAGVGATLVFLLAALSTLEGVAILAGEETPSEVGGWITAIMTESVATESVVAAALLRITMWPIQIFIVQGILGLVVPVSILLGIWAARRQILERPSEHRRLLWIVAVGGVAIGWAGAMPHALTHVGIFSGLEPVLSSFAAPQMLTGLACGLGYVAAFGLIGDRLAGRPLGRWAGAVSAVGKRSMTCYLAQSVLCAPLLAAWGLGLGAHLGSATMATYAVGVWLITVVYAVYLERAGKAGPAETLMRRLTGRDGRAP